A single Pantoea rwandensis DNA region contains:
- a CDS encoding NtaA/DmoA family FMN-dependent monooxygenase (This protein belongs to a clade of FMN-dependent monooxygenases, within a broader family of flavin-dependent oxidoreductases, the luciferase-like monooxygenase (LMM) family, some of whose members use coenzyme F420 rather than FMN.) translates to MSQTYRRKLKTLVGASSVISAGNDNQPGVGITRAIELAKIAEREKITGLFTADLLQADPAGLAGTTGTQDPLIALAALSQVTSQIGLIATVSTSWLHPYNLARQVATLDHISGGRAGWNAVTSSVGEENFGEGQLPPPQERYARATEFIEVMNALYDANERAAVQRTASGGIRLDPRKLHPIHYRGDFFQVAGPLNVPPPPQRRPVQFQAGQSEAGVTLGARYAEVIYTSQPTFEAAQTFVAVVQQRARRFGREHNPPLIMNSFHSIIGESDADVARRLRDKHDRINYEQGRLRVADMLGGEVNLTEVPLDQPLPAALIPPLEQVHRRQGRAAIFRQYALEGLTLRELIIKAEETGHWFVAGTPEQLADAIEQRYQAGVLDVISLHGLGSPDQQDLLLNGLLPELRRRNLLDSDYQGSDFRSSLELAPLPPAVD, encoded by the coding sequence GTGTCGCAAACGTATCGTCGCAAACTCAAAACATTAGTGGGTGCCAGCAGTGTGATCTCCGCGGGCAATGACAACCAACCTGGCGTGGGGATCACGCGTGCTATTGAACTGGCGAAAATCGCGGAGCGCGAGAAAATCACCGGCCTGTTCACCGCTGATTTGCTGCAGGCTGATCCGGCCGGTTTAGCGGGTACGACGGGCACGCAGGACCCGCTTATCGCATTAGCGGCGTTAAGTCAGGTGACGTCGCAGATTGGCCTGATCGCCACTGTCAGCACAAGTTGGCTACACCCTTATAATCTGGCACGTCAGGTCGCCACGTTAGACCATATCAGCGGCGGCAGAGCAGGCTGGAATGCGGTGACATCCTCGGTCGGTGAGGAGAATTTTGGTGAAGGTCAGCTGCCACCGCCACAGGAACGCTATGCACGCGCCACCGAGTTTATCGAAGTGATGAACGCGCTGTATGACGCCAATGAACGGGCGGCAGTACAGCGCACGGCAAGCGGTGGCATTCGCCTTGACCCTCGCAAACTGCATCCTATCCATTATCGTGGTGACTTTTTCCAGGTCGCCGGCCCACTGAATGTCCCGCCGCCCCCGCAGCGTCGCCCCGTCCAGTTTCAGGCCGGGCAATCTGAGGCTGGTGTCACGCTGGGTGCGCGCTACGCCGAGGTGATCTACACCTCGCAGCCCACCTTTGAAGCGGCACAGACGTTTGTGGCTGTTGTGCAGCAGCGTGCGCGACGTTTTGGCCGGGAGCATAACCCACCGCTGATCATGAACTCATTCCATTCCATCATTGGTGAGAGCGATGCGGACGTAGCACGCCGCTTACGCGACAAACATGACCGCATTAATTATGAACAGGGCCGATTGCGTGTCGCGGATATGTTGGGCGGCGAGGTGAATCTGACAGAAGTGCCGCTTGATCAGCCCCTGCCAGCTGCTTTAATTCCACCGCTGGAGCAGGTGCATCGCCGGCAGGGACGAGCCGCCATTTTTCGCCAATATGCGCTGGAAGGGTTGACGCTACGTGAGCTGATTATTAAAGCAGAAGAGACGGGACACTGGTTTGTCGCGGGTACGCCAGAGCAACTCGCCGATGCTATTGAACAGCGTTATCAGGCGGGCGTACTTGACGTGATTTCCCTGCACGGCCTGGGGAGCCCAGACCAGCAAGATTTGCTGTTAAACGGACTGCTTCCCGAACTGCGTCGCCGTAACCTGCTGGATAGCGACTATCAAGGCAGCGATTTCCGCAGCAGCCTGGAGCTGGCACCTTTACCGCCTGCCGTGGATTAG
- a CDS encoding type II toxin-antitoxin system RelE/ParE family toxin, whose translation MWQIVTTDTFDDWLVAQDDTARACVLSALIVLQQAGPALCRPYADTLKGSRFSNMKELRIQSIGVPIRAFYAFDPWRSGVVLCTGHKSGNEKRFYAGLIPLADKEFMHHLQREERKE comes from the coding sequence ATGTGGCAGATAGTAACAACGGACACTTTTGATGATTGGCTGGTGGCGCAAGATGACACTGCCCGAGCATGCGTCTTGTCTGCATTAATTGTATTGCAGCAAGCAGGCCCAGCGTTATGCAGGCCTTACGCTGACACCCTAAAAGGCTCTCGTTTTAGCAATATGAAAGAGCTTCGTATTCAAAGCATAGGTGTTCCTATCCGGGCTTTTTACGCATTTGATCCCTGGCGCAGCGGTGTAGTGCTTTGCACAGGTCATAAGAGTGGCAATGAAAAGCGTTTTTATGCCGGGCTGATCCCGCTCGCAGATAAAGAATTCATGCATCATCTTCAACGCGAAGAGAGAAAGGAGTAA
- a CDS encoding helix-turn-helix domain-containing protein, giving the protein MGRTLEQILAAERPEVVAEANAMAEEVLLNIHLAELRERVKKTQVEIAQQLNIKQPTVAGMEKPGRDLKLSTLKRYVEAAGGKLRLNIELPDGSHYEFVV; this is encoded by the coding sequence ATGGGCAGAACACTTGAACAAATTCTTGCAGCTGAGAGGCCGGAAGTGGTGGCTGAAGCTAACGCCATGGCTGAAGAAGTCTTACTGAATATCCACCTTGCTGAATTGCGTGAAAGAGTAAAAAAAACTCAAGTGGAGATCGCGCAACAATTAAATATTAAACAGCCTACGGTTGCAGGAATGGAGAAACCCGGCCGGGATTTAAAACTCTCGACGCTTAAGCGTTATGTTGAAGCTGCAGGAGGAAAACTCCGCCTTAACATTGAGCTTCCCGATGGCTCGCATTACGAGTTTGTCGTTTAA
- a CDS encoding methionine ABC transporter permease gives MSPVMIDLLLNALGETLLMTLISGVFSLVAGLPLGLILVITSAGGIAEHRGINRVLGLVINGFRSLPFIILLVALIPFTRFLVGTSLGTWAAIVPLSITATPYFARVAEVSLRDVDRGLIDAVRAMGASKLRIVWDVLIPEALPGILSGFVVTLVALIGASAMAGAIGAGGLGDLAIRYGYQRFETSVMIAVIAVLIVLVCGIQWVGDRLVQYIDKRH, from the coding sequence ATGTCGCCAGTGATGATTGATTTATTGCTCAACGCGTTGGGCGAAACGTTATTAATGACGCTGATTTCAGGGGTGTTTTCGCTGGTGGCCGGCTTACCGTTGGGGTTGATTCTGGTGATAACCAGTGCGGGCGGCATTGCGGAACATCGCGGCATTAACCGGGTGCTGGGGCTGGTGATCAACGGTTTTCGCTCACTGCCGTTCATTATTTTGCTGGTGGCGCTGATACCGTTTACCCGTTTTCTGGTCGGCACGTCACTGGGGACCTGGGCGGCGATTGTTCCGCTGTCGATCACCGCAACGCCCTATTTTGCTCGCGTGGCAGAGGTCTCGCTGCGTGATGTGGATCGCGGTCTGATTGATGCGGTACGTGCGATGGGTGCCAGCAAGCTACGTATCGTCTGGGATGTCCTGATTCCTGAAGCGCTGCCTGGCATACTCTCGGGGTTTGTGGTGACGCTGGTGGCATTGATCGGCGCATCAGCGATGGCCGGGGCGATTGGCGCGGGCGGATTAGGGGATTTGGCGATTCGTTATGGTTATCAGCGCTTTGAAACTTCTGTGATGATTGCGGTGATCGCCGTGTTGATTGTGTTGGTGTGCGGCATTCAGTGGGTTGGCGATCGACTGGTGCAGTACATCGATAAGCGACACTAG
- a CDS encoding M20 family metallopeptidase, whose protein sequence is MPLNTLQLTLETHIEQHNAAYIAVAKSIFAKPETGNNEYFASEQLTRLLTEQGFKVTRNVAGHETAFYAVKASSKPGPTVAFLAEYDALIGIGHACGHNLIGTTSVAAAITLSQVLEQTGGRVVVLGTPAEEGGLAGPGGPKGNVKKRFVEAGLLDDVDVALMVHPSGKTRLTESTLANNHLYFHFYGKPSHAAGAPHEGINALDALVLLYNGISVLRQQLPDGVRVHGIITNGGQAPNVIPEYASAHYYIRADSREVVESLEPKLRAIAEGVALATGARVEIDHQIGPRDFKLNPALDALLLQEFRAAGEQVDLSPQRNKVSTDAGDISHAVPTAHPWLKIGPDDLIFHTVPFREAANSERGYQALLIGARVLARTGLRLLIDADALQAVQADFIRQA, encoded by the coding sequence ATGCCGCTGAACACCCTTCAGCTCACGCTGGAAACCCATATCGAACAGCACAACGCCGCGTATATTGCAGTGGCGAAATCGATCTTTGCTAAGCCGGAAACCGGTAACAACGAATACTTTGCCAGTGAGCAGTTGACGCGATTGCTTACTGAGCAGGGCTTTAAAGTGACGCGCAACGTTGCGGGTCATGAGACCGCGTTCTACGCGGTGAAAGCCAGCAGTAAGCCGGGACCAACCGTTGCCTTCCTGGCAGAATACGATGCGCTGATCGGCATCGGCCATGCCTGCGGACACAACCTGATCGGCACCACCAGCGTCGCGGCAGCTATTACGCTGTCTCAGGTGCTGGAACAAACCGGCGGTCGTGTCGTGGTGTTAGGGACGCCAGCGGAAGAGGGCGGGCTGGCGGGTCCCGGCGGACCCAAAGGCAATGTGAAGAAGCGTTTTGTCGAAGCCGGGCTACTCGATGACGTCGATGTGGCGCTGATGGTGCATCCCTCAGGTAAAACGCGCCTCACCGAATCGACGCTGGCGAACAATCATCTCTACTTCCACTTCTATGGCAAACCTTCGCACGCAGCCGGTGCGCCGCATGAAGGTATTAATGCGCTGGATGCGCTGGTGCTGCTGTACAACGGCATCAGTGTTTTGCGCCAGCAGTTGCCGGATGGCGTACGCGTGCACGGAATTATCACTAATGGCGGCCAGGCACCGAACGTCATTCCGGAATACGCTTCGGCGCACTACTACATTCGTGCCGATAGCCGCGAGGTGGTGGAGTCCCTTGAACCTAAGCTAAGAGCGATCGCAGAAGGGGTGGCGCTGGCGACGGGAGCTCGCGTAGAGATAGACCATCAAATTGGTCCGCGTGATTTCAAACTCAATCCCGCACTGGATGCCTTGTTGCTGCAGGAGTTTCGTGCGGCGGGTGAGCAGGTCGATCTCTCGCCGCAGCGCAATAAAGTCTCAACCGATGCCGGGGACATCAGCCATGCGGTGCCCACGGCGCACCCCTGGCTGAAAATCGGCCCGGATGATCTGATTTTTCATACCGTGCCGTTCCGTGAAGCTGCCAACTCGGAACGCGGCTATCAGGCGTTGCTGATTGGCGCTCGCGTGCTGGCACGCACCGGGTTACGTCTGCTGATTGATGCAGACGCACTTCAGGCCGTTCAGGCCGATTTCATCCGCCAGGCCTAA
- a CDS encoding methionine ABC transporter ATP-binding protein: MTIFSGAEAPFSTLTRGVVENAQDRERFARESGSVVRLQGVSRRFGETQALRDISLTVQKGEILGLIGRSGAGKSTLIRCLNGLEQPDEGVIEIEGRKITGLSEKQLQSVRSRVGMVFQHFNLLSAKTVAQNVALPLKIAGLDKVQRAQRVTELLELVGLADKAHHYPAALSGGQKQRVGIARALAASPALLLCDEATSALDPETTRSILALLKSLNQKLGITILLITHEMEVIKSVAHRVAVIDAGEIIEQGPVWQVFAHPQSELTRTLLRGLLPQLPDALAARISEQKQGEAIYSVHFAGEDAQGDLLTRFAAALPGKFRLLQGGIDHIQHYAVVRFFIALPVANVADELQILSWLRGQQAQVELVGYVASDD; the protein is encoded by the coding sequence ATGACGATTTTCTCAGGAGCCGAAGCACCCTTTAGCACGTTGACGCGTGGCGTGGTAGAGAATGCACAAGACCGTGAACGCTTTGCTCGCGAAAGCGGCAGTGTGGTGCGCTTACAGGGTGTTTCACGTCGCTTTGGTGAAACCCAGGCGCTGCGCGATATTTCACTGACGGTGCAGAAGGGTGAAATTCTCGGCCTGATCGGCCGCAGTGGTGCGGGCAAATCGACGTTGATTCGCTGTTTGAATGGACTCGAACAACCTGACGAAGGCGTCATTGAAATCGAAGGCCGGAAAATTACCGGCCTGTCGGAAAAACAGCTGCAATCGGTGCGCAGCCGCGTCGGTATGGTGTTCCAGCACTTCAATCTGCTGTCGGCGAAAACCGTGGCGCAGAATGTGGCGCTGCCGCTGAAAATAGCCGGTCTGGATAAGGTGCAGCGTGCACAGCGCGTGACGGAGCTGCTGGAACTGGTCGGTCTGGCGGATAAGGCGCATCACTATCCGGCGGCGCTGTCGGGCGGACAGAAACAGCGTGTCGGCATTGCCCGCGCACTGGCGGCAAGCCCGGCGCTGCTGCTGTGTGATGAAGCGACCTCTGCGCTCGATCCTGAAACCACCCGTTCCATTCTTGCCTTGCTTAAATCGCTTAATCAAAAACTGGGCATCACTATTCTGCTGATCACTCACGAAATGGAAGTCATCAAGTCGGTGGCACACCGCGTGGCGGTGATTGATGCGGGTGAGATCATTGAGCAGGGCCCGGTGTGGCAGGTGTTCGCCCATCCCCAATCCGAACTGACACGCACCTTGTTGCGGGGTTTGCTGCCGCAACTGCCAGATGCGCTGGCCGCACGGATTAGCGAGCAGAAGCAGGGGGAAGCCATCTACAGCGTGCACTTCGCTGGCGAAGACGCGCAGGGCGATTTGTTGACACGATTCGCGGCGGCGTTGCCCGGCAAGTTCCGCTTATTACAGGGCGGCATCGACCATATTCAGCACTACGCCGTGGTGCGTTTCTTTATCGCGCTTCCGGTCGCCAACGTGGCCGATGAGCTACAGATTCTCAGCTGGCTGCGCGGGCAGCAGGCACAAGTGGAGTTAGTCGGTTATGTCGCCAGTGATGATTGA